TGGGCGCCACCGTACCCTCTGCAACCATCGACCGGAACATCCCTTCCACCTCAGCCACCATCCCTGCCCGCTCGTATGCCTTGATCATAGAGTTCCATGAGACAACGTCCCGGCGGGGAATTCCGTCAAACACCCTGCGCGCGGCAAGATGATCACCGAGGTAGGAGTACATGGTGACGAGGGAGTGGGCGGTGTGGTCGTGGTCCCTGAGCCCAAGCTTCTCAAGAAGCGCGTGGGCGGAGCGAGCGAGCGGCGGGGATGGGCTGCGCGCGGCAGCGAGGAGCAGGAAGGGGAGCGTGTAGGCGTCGGGGCGGAGCCCGGAGCGGAGCATGCGGAGGAACAGGCCAAGGGTGGTGCCCGGGCGCGAGGAGGCAAAGAAGCGGAGCGTGACGTTGTATGAGAAGGCGGTGGGGGCCGGGTgggaagagaggaggaggagggcataGTCGGCGGCGGCATTGgtagcggcggccgtggcggaggggagggagaggagcttGGAGAGGAAGTGGTTGTAGGGAAATGGGCGGGTGGAGTGGGAGAGCAAATGGGCGTGGAGCTGCTTGACTGCGGCGAGGGAGCGGCAGCGCGGCAGGAGCGtcggggcggcggaggtggaggcggagccggagccggcgggcattgttttttttttcttttagagagcaagtttttttttccggCCAAAGGCAATATCGAAGTTTCCAG
The Panicum virgatum strain AP13 chromosome 6N, P.virgatum_v5, whole genome shotgun sequence genome window above contains:
- the LOC120678875 gene encoding pentatricopeptide repeat-containing protein At2g34400-like isoform X2 codes for the protein MPAGSGSASTSAAPTLLPRCRSLAAVKQLHAHLLSHSTRPFPYNHFLSKLLSLPSATAAATNAAADYALLLLSSHPAPTAFSYNVTLRFFASSRPGTTLGLFLRMLRSGLRPDAYTLPFLLLAAARSPSPPLARSAHALLEKLGLRDHDHTAHSLVTMYSYLGDHLAARRVFDGIPRRDVVSWNSMIKAYERAGMVAEVEGMFRSMVAEGTVAPNGVTVAVVLTACRDAGNMVLGRWVEEWVRSAGMEVDSLIGSALVGMYEKCGEMAEARRVFDGIIDKDVVTWNAMITG